Proteins encoded in a region of the Hyphomicrobiales bacterium genome:
- the xth gene encoding exodeoxyribonuclease III, translating to MKIATWNINGVKARIEALEAWLKEAEPDIACLQEIKSQDEGFPRERLETLGYNVETHGQKGFNGVALLSKLPFEEVNRRLPGDDSDEQARFIEGVFSLPNGPLSVSSLYLPNGNPVESEKYPYKLNWMARLQAWTEARLKLEEPFILAGDYNVIPEPKDCHAPDAWQGDALFRPETDSAYKALLNLGLTEALRSVTDEAETYTFWDYQAGAWPKNNGIRIDHLLMSPEAAPNLIGCAIDKHTRGWEKPSDHVPIWIDYDELAKRHKAA from the coding sequence ATGAAAATAGCAACGTGGAATATCAACGGCGTCAAAGCTCGTATTGAGGCTCTTGAAGCATGGCTCAAAGAGGCAGAGCCTGATATCGCCTGCTTGCAGGAAATCAAAAGCCAAGACGAAGGCTTTCCACGTGAACGCTTGGAGACGCTGGGTTATAATGTGGAAACCCATGGCCAAAAAGGGTTTAACGGCGTGGCGCTCCTGTCCAAATTACCTTTTGAAGAAGTAAACCGTCGCCTGCCGGGCGATGATAGTGACGAACAGGCTCGTTTTATTGAAGGTGTATTTTCTCTGCCCAATGGTCCTTTGAGCGTCTCATCGCTCTATTTGCCAAATGGCAATCCGGTGGAAAGCGAAAAGTACCCCTATAAGCTAAACTGGATGGCGCGCCTTCAGGCATGGACCGAGGCACGTTTAAAACTGGAAGAGCCTTTCATTTTGGCCGGCGATTATAATGTTATACCTGAGCCAAAAGATTGCCACGCCCCTGATGCATGGCAAGGTGACGCTCTGTTTCGTCCTGAAACCGATAGTGCTTATAAAGCGCTTTTAAATCTCGGGCTGACTGAGGCGCTTCGTTCCGTCACGGATGAGGCGGAAACCTATACATTTTGGGATTATCAAGCCGGTGCTTGGCCAAAAAACAATGGCATTCGCATTGACCATCTTTTGATGTCGCCAGAGGCCGCGCCAAACCTCATCGGTTGCGCCATCGATAAACACACTCGCGGCTGGGAAAAGCCATCGGATCATGTACCTATATGGATTGATTATGATGAGCTCGCTAAGAGGCACAAAGCAGCTTAA
- a CDS encoding iron-sulfur cluster assembly accessory protein — MPEPSSSPSSNITLSASAAKRIATILSEETQGTALRISVEGGGCSGFSYKYDLDKERQDNDLVLERDDAVVFIDDVSVPFLEGSEIDFVDDVIGQSFQIRNPNATASCGCGTSFTI; from the coding sequence GTGCCAGAACCATCATCATCACCATCATCCAATATCACATTAAGTGCCAGTGCTGCTAAACGAATTGCTACTATTCTCAGTGAGGAAACTCAAGGAACCGCGCTACGCATCAGCGTAGAAGGTGGCGGCTGTTCTGGCTTTTCATATAAATATGATCTGGACAAAGAACGCCAAGACAATGACCTTGTTTTAGAACGTGATGATGCTGTTGTGTTTATCGATGATGTATCCGTCCCGTTTCTTGAAGGCTCCGAAATAGATTTTGTGGATGATGTCATCGGTCAATCGTTCCAAATCCGCAATCCAAACGCCACTGCCTCGTGCGGATGCGGCACAAGCTTCACGATCTAG
- a CDS encoding DUF2497 domain-containing protein, with product MASAKAASEPSMEEILSSIRQIIADEDAPEAEAEEVKDQAAIDDVFDTVDAGGDAGEEMSTDDVDALFDAPSGAPEEENDQAAIDAAFDNIDTGADEEMSTDDVDAMFDAPDVDDDADADEDVLALSADQTLEAISADDDISFDMEDDDVPEAPIAAAVAPAPTAPSPALEADASLLSNDAAGAVMASLGALNSNMTLSSANTVEDLMKSMMRPMLKQWLDENLPETVERLVQAEIERMRNQ from the coding sequence ATGGCGTCTGCTAAGGCAGCTTCAGAACCGTCAATGGAGGAAATTCTTTCCTCTATTAGACAGATTATTGCTGACGAGGATGCTCCAGAGGCGGAGGCTGAGGAAGTGAAAGATCAGGCTGCTATTGATGATGTTTTTGACACTGTCGACGCTGGTGGTGATGCCGGTGAAGAAATGTCTACAGACGATGTAGATGCATTATTTGATGCACCGTCAGGCGCGCCAGAAGAAGAAAATGATCAAGCAGCAATTGATGCGGCGTTCGATAATATTGACACTGGTGCTGATGAAGAGATGTCGACTGATGATGTTGACGCCATGTTTGATGCGCCTGATGTAGATGACGACGCAGACGCAGACGAAGATGTGCTTGCGTTGTCGGCAGATCAAACATTAGAGGCGATAAGCGCCGATGATGATATTTCCTTCGACATGGAAGATGACGATGTGCCAGAAGCGCCGATCGCAGCGGCAGTTGCGCCAGCGCCAACAGCTCCATCACCCGCATTGGAAGCTGACGCATCTCTTTTGTCAAACGACGCCGCTGGCGCAGTTATGGCATCTTTAGGTGCTTTGAACTCTAATATGACTTTGTCTTCTGCCAATACGGTCGAAGACCTTATGAAGTCGATGATGAGGCCTATGCTTAAGCAATGGCTTGATGAGAATTTGCCAGAAACAGTAGAGCGTCTCGTTCAAGCTGAAATCGAACGGATGCGAAATCAATAG
- a CDS encoding valine--tRNA ligase, translating into MLDKTYDALSVEPRIYENWEKAEAFKAGVKAADGADPYCIVIPPPNVTGSLHMGHALNNTLQDMLVRFERMRGRDVLWQAGTDHAGIATQMVVERQLAENQEPSRRDMGRDKFLERVWQWKEESGGTIIGQLKRLGASCDWSRERFTMDEGLSAAVLEVFVTLYNDGLIYKDKRLVNWDPKFETAISDLEVENIEVDGHFWHFKYPLANGETYEYIEKDEEGTVTLRETRDYISIATTRPETMLGDGAVAVHPSDERYTPIVGKQVHLPLCERTIPIITDEYPDPDFGSGAVKITGAHDFNDYQVARRNEIPLYSLMDSKANMRADNRDNNLVPKKYRGMTREEARKAVVADIDAAGLLIMVEDKKVMQPFGDRSKVVIEPFLTNQWYVDAKTLAQPAIASVKEGRTKFVPETWDKTYFQWLENIEPWCISRQLWWGHRIPVWYGPNVDSSGRENPKAPYKMFVAKSEEAALDEARLYYGDTVTIEVDQDNEYLSVSALGEEDPHSGKLIINHVILSRDPDVLDTWFSSGLWPFSTLGWPEKTPELDKYYQTDVLVTGFDIIFFWVARMMMMGLHFMKEEPFHTIYIHALVRDEKGAKMSKSKGNVIDPLELIEEYSADALRFTLAAMAAQGRDIKLSTDRVAGYRNFTTKLWNAARFAEMNECKRVEGFDPANTKLQLNRWILTELSNSTSAITKELEAYRFNEAAASAYRFVWNTFCDWHLELAKPVFNGDDEAAKTETRATTAYVLDKILVLLHPFMPFITEELWERTGEVGPARDGFLMHSSWPDVGVQDAAAADDINWLIELVQAIRSARAETNVPAGAKTDLILVNASDEDGERMQRNAAALKRLARVEAMSVADQAPKSSAQIVVGKITACLPLEGVIDFDAERARLQKDADKCSDEIGKIEKKLANEAFVSKAPEAVVAEQRQRLIDLREKLVKIDEGMKRLG; encoded by the coding sequence ATGCTCGACAAGACATATGACGCCTTAAGCGTTGAACCTCGCATCTATGAAAATTGGGAAAAAGCAGAGGCTTTTAAGGCTGGTGTTAAGGCAGCTGACGGTGCTGATCCTTATTGCATTGTCATACCACCCCCCAATGTCACTGGCTCGCTTCATATGGGCCATGCGCTGAACAACACGCTGCAAGACATGCTGGTGCGTTTTGAACGCATGCGCGGGCGTGATGTTTTATGGCAAGCGGGCACAGACCACGCGGGCATTGCAACGCAAATGGTGGTTGAGCGGCAATTGGCTGAAAACCAAGAACCAAGCCGCCGCGACATGGGCCGTGACAAGTTCCTTGAGCGCGTATGGCAATGGAAAGAAGAATCCGGCGGCACGATTATTGGTCAGTTAAAACGCCTTGGCGCGTCATGCGATTGGTCGCGTGAACGCTTCACAATGGACGAAGGCTTGTCAGCCGCTGTTTTGGAAGTCTTTGTGACGCTTTATAATGATGGTTTGATTTATAAGGACAAACGTCTGGTCAATTGGGATCCGAAGTTTGAAACGGCTATTTCAGATCTTGAAGTTGAAAACATCGAGGTTGATGGTCATTTCTGGCACTTCAAATATCCGCTAGCAAATGGCGAGACCTACGAATATATCGAGAAGGACGAGGAGGGCACTGTTACCCTTCGCGAGACCCGCGATTATATCTCGATTGCGACAACACGCCCTGAGACTATGTTGGGTGATGGCGCGGTTGCGGTTCATCCATCAGATGAGCGCTATACACCGATTGTTGGAAAGCAAGTGCATTTGCCGCTTTGCGAGCGCACAATCCCTATTATCACTGATGAGTATCCAGACCCGGATTTTGGTTCCGGTGCGGTGAAAATTACCGGCGCGCATGACTTCAACGACTATCAGGTCGCGCGGCGTAATGAAATTCCGCTTTATTCGCTAATGGATAGCAAAGCGAATATGCGTGCAGATAACCGCGATAATAATCTCGTGCCTAAAAAATACCGTGGTATGACCCGCGAAGAAGCACGAAAAGCCGTGGTTGCCGATATCGATGCGGCAGGCCTCTTGATTATGGTTGAAGACAAAAAGGTCATGCAGCCCTTTGGCGATCGCTCCAAGGTGGTGATTGAACCATTTTTGACCAACCAGTGGTACGTGGATGCTAAAACCTTAGCCCAGCCCGCCATCGCATCGGTCAAGGAAGGCCGCACGAAATTTGTGCCCGAAACATGGGATAAAACCTATTTTCAATGGCTAGAGAATATCGAACCATGGTGTATTTCGCGCCAGCTTTGGTGGGGGCACCGTATTCCTGTTTGGTATGGCCCCAATGTAGACAGTAGCGGTCGTGAAAATCCTAAAGCTCCTTACAAAATGTTTGTGGCAAAATCAGAAGAAGCTGCATTGGATGAAGCCCGGTTGTACTACGGGGACACAGTAACAATCGAAGTGGATCAGGACAACGAATATCTTAGTGTAAGTGCTCTTGGAGAAGAAGATCCTCACAGTGGAAAATTAATTATTAATCATGTCATTTTGTCGCGTGATCCCGACGTGCTCGACACATGGTTCTCCTCAGGTCTATGGCCATTTTCCACGCTTGGCTGGCCCGAAAAGACACCGGAGCTTGATAAATATTATCAGACTGATGTGCTGGTAACGGGTTTTGACATTATCTTCTTCTGGGTTGCCAGAATGATGATGATGGGCCTTCATTTCATGAAGGAAGAACCATTTCACACGATTTATATTCATGCCCTCGTTCGCGATGAAAAAGGTGCGAAGATGTCTAAATCCAAGGGCAATGTTATTGATCCATTGGAATTGATTGAAGAATATTCCGCCGATGCTCTGCGCTTCACGCTGGCTGCTATGGCGGCGCAGGGGCGGGACATTAAGCTCTCAACCGACCGCGTTGCGGGCTATCGTAATTTCACGACAAAACTCTGGAATGCCGCGCGTTTTGCCGAGATGAATGAATGTAAGCGTGTGGAAGGATTTGATCCGGCGAACACGAAACTGCAATTAAACCGCTGGATTTTGACTGAACTTTCAAACAGCACAAGCGCCATTACCAAAGAGTTGGAAGCCTATCGTTTCAATGAAGCGGCGGCCTCTGCCTATCGTTTCGTTTGGAATACATTTTGTGACTGGCATTTGGAATTGGCGAAACCTGTTTTCAACGGTGATGATGAGGCCGCGAAAACTGAAACACGCGCCACAACAGCCTATGTGCTCGATAAAATCCTAGTGCTTTTGCATCCCTTCATGCCGTTCATCACCGAAGAACTATGGGAGCGCACAGGCGAGGTGGGGCCAGCACGTGATGGCTTCTTGATGCATTCAAGCTGGCCAGATGTGGGTGTTCAAGATGCGGCCGCCGCTGACGATATCAATTGGTTGATTGAACTTGTGCAGGCGATCCGTTCTGCACGCGCAGAGACCAATGTTCCAGCTGGCGCGAAAACCGACCTTATTTTGGTCAATGCCAGTGACGAAGACGGCGAACGCATGCAGCGTAATGCCGCAGCGCTCAAGCGGCTTGCCCGTGTTGAGGCAATGTCTGTGGCCGATCAGGCACCAAAATCATCAGCGCAGATCGTTGTTGGCAAGATTACGGCCTGCCTGCCGCTTGAAGGCGTGATCGACTTTGATGCCGAGCGCGCTCGCCTGCAAAAAGATGCAGATAAATGTTCTGATGAAATTGGCAAGATAGAGAAAAAACTCGCCAATGAAGCCTTTGTATCAAAAGCGCCCGAAGCCGTTGTTGCTGAACAGCGCCAGCGTTTGATTGATTTGCGTGAGAAGCTTGTAAAAATCGATGAAGGTATGAAGCGTCTTGGTTAA
- a CDS encoding TolC family outer membrane protein, whose amino-acid sequence MRSGVLLKMGSKQYLFIAILLAIVSFTPFDVSAESLHSALTSAYSNNPTLNAARAAQRAQNENVSQALAGRRPTINATTSLGGQSSSSSLTGGFGEGDFSDDVITSNSAVTITQNLFNGFQITNNVKSAQAGVKAGFENLRNTEQNTLQSAVTAYVDVLRDRKVLNLQVRNTQFSREQLRASEALAEVGEGTRTDVALAQANLADSLSDLAAAKSTLRSSEATYDQIIGKRPGKLSSPTEATRFLPKSLKAALSIARKNHPLIKAAQYNVDAGQFNVKVSEGTLLPSVTLDANYQHALQRGTTVSDSNTSTVTANVSIPIYQGGARFSNIRQAKETVSQLRIQVDEAHRQIDQAVHASYAQLQSARSQTRSAKTNVSASQIALNGLVEERKVGEATTLDVLNAQSNLITAQVALANARRDTIVASYSLLSSIGDLTGDRIDIAKGTNVVSTEIHYKKVRDKWFGLRTTSGN is encoded by the coding sequence ATGAGGAGCGGAGTTCTATTAAAAATGGGTTCAAAACAGTATTTGTTTATAGCTATTTTGTTAGCCATAGTTAGCTTTACTCCTTTCGATGTATCGGCTGAGAGCTTGCATAGTGCGCTAACGTCTGCTTATTCAAATAACCCAACCCTAAATGCTGCGCGTGCGGCTCAACGTGCGCAAAATGAAAATGTTTCACAAGCGCTAGCCGGTCGCCGTCCAACAATAAATGCAACCACGTCACTTGGTGGCCAAAGTTCGTCAAGTTCACTGACTGGTGGTTTTGGCGAGGGTGATTTCAGTGATGATGTAATAACGAGCAATTCAGCTGTGACTATTACTCAAAACCTATTCAATGGGTTTCAGATAACCAATAATGTGAAATCTGCCCAAGCTGGTGTCAAAGCAGGATTTGAGAATCTCCGTAATACAGAACAAAATACCTTGCAATCAGCTGTTACAGCTTATGTTGATGTTTTGCGCGACCGTAAAGTTTTGAATCTGCAAGTGCGTAATACGCAATTTTCTCGTGAGCAATTGCGTGCTTCAGAGGCTCTTGCTGAAGTGGGTGAGGGAACGCGCACTGATGTTGCTTTGGCGCAGGCAAACCTCGCAGATTCTCTGTCAGACCTAGCAGCGGCAAAATCGACATTGCGTAGCAGCGAAGCAACATATGACCAAATTATTGGAAAGAGGCCAGGCAAACTATCTTCACCGACAGAGGCAACCCGTTTCTTACCTAAATCTCTTAAGGCAGCATTATCTATTGCAAGAAAAAATCATCCCCTCATTAAGGCTGCGCAATACAATGTAGATGCGGGTCAGTTTAATGTTAAAGTATCTGAGGGCACACTCCTGCCTTCTGTTACACTAGATGCAAATTATCAGCATGCCTTACAGCGTGGCACGACTGTTAGCGATAGCAACACAAGTACGGTCACGGCCAATGTGAGCATCCCAATTTATCAAGGTGGTGCGAGATTTTCAAATATTCGTCAAGCAAAAGAAACAGTTAGCCAACTTCGAATTCAAGTTGATGAAGCTCACAGGCAAATAGACCAAGCTGTCCATGCATCATATGCACAGCTTCAATCCGCACGGTCGCAAACACGTTCTGCCAAGACAAATGTTAGTGCATCCCAAATTGCGCTGAATGGACTTGTCGAAGAACGAAAAGTTGGAGAAGCAACAACACTTGATGTTTTGAATGCTCAATCTAACTTGATCACCGCGCAAGTGGCACTTGCAAACGCAAGAAGAGATACAATCGTCGCCTCTTACAGCCTTCTGTCTTCTATTGGGGATCTGACAGGAGATCGTATCGATATCGCTAAGGGAACTAATGTTGTCTCAACTGAGATCCACTACAAAAAAGTGCGCGATAAATGGTTTGGTCTGCGCACGACCTCCGGTAATTAG
- a CDS encoding protein-L-isoaspartate O-methyltransferase, with protein MIDFQQARRQMVDCQIRPNDITDLDIIDAFSAVPREAFVPQNKKEIAYIDKDLMISAGDSPSEERFLMQATPFAKLVKAAAIKPSDLVLCVACGCGYGAAIIAKLADSVVAIDENQSLVDHASDTANELGIDNLAIIRGDLEKGCPSEAPFDVIFIEGAIIAQPESLFGQLRDGGRLVTVMGEGLSSEVCLYLKQGSDISLIKSGNVSVPRLAAFNINKKFIF; from the coding sequence ATGATTGATTTCCAACAAGCGCGACGTCAAATGGTTGATTGCCAAATTAGACCTAATGATATCACGGATCTTGATATTATTGATGCTTTCAGTGCGGTGCCACGAGAGGCATTTGTTCCGCAAAACAAAAAAGAGATAGCCTATATTGATAAGGATCTCATGATCTCAGCCGGTGATTCACCCAGTGAAGAACGTTTTTTAATGCAGGCAACACCATTTGCTAAATTGGTCAAAGCCGCAGCTATTAAACCAAGTGATCTTGTTTTGTGCGTTGCCTGCGGTTGTGGTTATGGTGCTGCGATTATTGCAAAACTAGCTGACAGTGTTGTTGCAATTGACGAAAATCAAAGTCTTGTGGATCATGCAAGCGACACCGCAAATGAATTGGGTATTGATAATCTTGCCATTATTCGTGGTGATCTGGAAAAAGGGTGCCCGAGCGAAGCGCCATTTGATGTGATTTTCATTGAAGGCGCGATTATTGCGCAACCAGAATCACTGTTTGGGCAATTGCGCGATGGCGGCCGTTTGGTGACGGTTATGGGTGAAGGGCTTTCATCTGAAGTCTGTCTTTATTTAAAACAAGGGAGCGATATATCGCTAATAAAAAGCGGTAATGTCTCCGTCCCGCGCCTAGCGGCATTTAATATTAATAAAAAATTCATATTTTGA
- a CDS encoding glycosyltransferase: MTQTEKAKQGAIGFMICTRQRPLMLKNCLLSVIEQIESSDHDDFIIIIENDSENHCENIVAKLCEKFPDIPMHYLLETNIGISFARQTGLNFCLSKEAEWAAFIDDDETLEEGWLEAMRRATLEMDCEVLTGPVRYIYPDEIPVFLKRPVMETIPRGDSLEKAATNNTLLQVAWYSKHQKELQFDPFFRYTGGEDTDFFYALTDLGGKIQWVDDAIVREDVPKERLEMVWQLERRRRVWSTLVIVSKKRNKLFELISRYGLRSLRRFMRGTIYVLLSYPLSIVTPKKAMRMKYKAKRNMMEVLGFWDALFGTQVEPYRNITGS, translated from the coding sequence ATGACCCAGACCGAGAAGGCCAAACAAGGGGCGATTGGTTTTATGATCTGCACCAGGCAGCGGCCCTTGATGCTCAAGAACTGCCTTTTATCGGTTATCGAACAGATAGAATCCTCAGACCATGATGATTTCATTATCATTATTGAAAATGATAGTGAAAACCATTGTGAGAATATAGTTGCAAAACTGTGCGAAAAGTTTCCTGATATTCCGATGCATTATCTATTGGAAACCAATATCGGTATATCATTTGCGCGCCAAACAGGTCTTAATTTTTGTTTATCAAAAGAGGCAGAATGGGCGGCTTTCATCGATGATGATGAAACCTTGGAAGAAGGCTGGTTGGAAGCAATGCGCCGGGCCACCTTAGAGATGGATTGCGAAGTGTTGACCGGGCCTGTTCGATATATCTACCCTGATGAAATCCCTGTGTTTCTGAAAAGGCCTGTTATGGAGACTATTCCCAGAGGCGATAGTCTAGAGAAGGCAGCAACCAACAACACACTCTTGCAAGTAGCTTGGTATTCAAAACACCAAAAAGAATTACAGTTTGACCCTTTTTTTAGGTATACGGGAGGCGAGGATACGGATTTTTTCTATGCGCTAACGGACCTAGGTGGGAAGATCCAATGGGTTGATGATGCCATTGTGAGAGAAGATGTGCCGAAAGAGCGTTTGGAAATGGTCTGGCAATTAGAGCGCCGCCGCAGGGTATGGTCAACCTTGGTAATAGTTTCGAAAAAAAGAAATAAGCTATTCGAGCTTATCTCTCGTTATGGTCTAAGATCTTTAAGGCGTTTCATGCGTGGAACGATATACGTTTTGTTGTCTTATCCATTGTCCATCGTGACCCCAAAAAAAGCCATGCGGATGAAATATAAAGCCAAAAGAAATATGATGGAGGTTTTAGGTTTTTGGGATGCCTTATTTGGAACACAAGTTGAGCCCTACCGCAACATTACAGGATCATAA
- the ilvD gene encoding dihydroxy-acid dehydratase, with the protein MTTTIIDKDKLPSRHVSVGPQRAPHRSFYYAMGMTGEQIKQPFVGVATCWNESAPCNIALQRQAKAVKHGVASAKGSPREFTTITVTDGIAMGHEGMKSSLVSRDVITDSVELAMRGHCYDALVGLAGCDKSLPGMMMAMVRLNVPSVFIYGGSILPGTFKGKEVTVQDVFEAVGMHSVGKMSEADLTELEQVACPSAGACGAQFTANTMATVSEAIGLALPYSAGAPAPYEFRDQFCVAAGEKVMELIKLNIRPRDIVTREALENAATVVAASGGSTNAALHLPAIANEIGIDFDLFDVAEVFKRTPYIADLKPGGKYVAKDMFEVGGIPLLMKTLLDSGYMHGDCMTVTGRTIAENMESVKWNDEQDVVYSAKTPITETGGVVGLKGNLAPEGAIVKVAGMTDLTFTGPARCFENEEAAFEAVTKEQYKEGDVFVIRYEGPKGGPGMREMLSTTAALYGQGMGEKVALITDGRFSGATRGFCIGHVGPEAQVGGPIGLLKDGDIIEIDAIKGTLNVQLSDVELEERKKNWAPRVTEFGSGVLWKYAQTVGSAVNGAVTHPGGKSEVKVYADI; encoded by the coding sequence ATGACGACAACGATCATCGATAAAGACAAACTACCAAGCCGTCACGTCAGTGTTGGTCCGCAGCGCGCGCCGCATCGCTCTTTTTATTATGCAATGGGCATGACAGGCGAGCAGATTAAACAACCATTCGTTGGCGTAGCAACATGCTGGAATGAGTCAGCACCTTGTAATATTGCTTTGCAACGTCAAGCCAAGGCTGTGAAGCACGGTGTTGCAAGCGCCAAGGGTTCTCCGCGTGAGTTTACGACCATTACCGTGACAGACGGCATTGCAATGGGCCATGAAGGCATGAAGTCGTCACTAGTGTCGCGTGATGTTATTACTGACTCTGTAGAGCTCGCTATGCGCGGTCATTGTTATGATGCGCTTGTTGGGCTGGCTGGCTGTGATAAGTCGCTGCCCGGCATGATGATGGCAATGGTGCGCCTTAATGTTCCTTCTGTCTTCATCTATGGCGGTTCAATCCTGCCTGGTACATTCAAAGGCAAAGAAGTAACAGTTCAAGATGTTTTTGAAGCTGTGGGCATGCATTCGGTCGGCAAAATGTCTGAGGCAGATTTGACAGAACTGGAGCAGGTTGCTTGTCCATCTGCTGGTGCTTGTGGAGCGCAATTTACTGCTAACACCATGGCAACTGTATCTGAGGCTATTGGTCTAGCGCTGCCTTATTCAGCTGGTGCGCCAGCCCCATATGAATTCCGTGATCAATTCTGTGTCGCAGCCGGCGAGAAGGTGATGGAACTCATCAAGCTTAATATTCGCCCCCGGGATATTGTGACCCGTGAAGCACTAGAAAATGCAGCGACCGTTGTCGCAGCTTCCGGTGGCTCCACGAATGCGGCGCTTCATTTGCCTGCGATTGCCAATGAAATCGGTATCGATTTTGATCTTTTCGATGTGGCCGAAGTATTTAAGCGCACGCCTTATATTGCTGATTTGAAGCCGGGTGGGAAATATGTCGCGAAGGACATGTTTGAAGTGGGCGGTATTCCGTTATTGATGAAGACGCTTTTGGATTCTGGATATATGCACGGTGATTGTATGACCGTGACAGGACGCACGATTGCTGAGAACATGGAATCCGTGAAATGGAATGATGAGCAGGATGTTGTTTATTCTGCCAAAACGCCGATTACAGAAACCGGCGGCGTTGTCGGCTTAAAAGGTAATCTGGCACCTGAAGGGGCGATTGTGAAGGTCGCTGGCATGACTGATCTCACATTTACGGGGCCTGCACGTTGTTTTGAAAATGAAGAAGCTGCCTTTGAAGCCGTCACAAAAGAGCAATATAAAGAAGGCGATGTTTTCGTGATCCGTTATGAAGGCCCCAAAGGGGGGCCGGGTATGCGTGAGATGCTCTCAACAACGGCAGCACTTTATGGTCAAGGCATGGGCGAAAAAGTCGCGCTCATCACAGATGGCCGCTTCTCAGGTGCAACACGCGGCTTTTGTATTGGTCATGTTGGTCCTGAAGCACAGGTGGGTGGACCTATTGGATTGTTAAAGGATGGTGACATTATTGAAATTGATGCCATCAAAGGGACACTAAATGTTCAACTTTCTGATGTAGAATTAGAAGAACGTAAGAAAAACTGGGCACCTCGAGTAACTGAATTCGGCTCAGGTGTTCTTTGGAAATATGCTCAAACAGTGGGTTCTGCTGTTAATGGCGCCGTAACCCACCCTGGTGGAAAAAGTGAAGTGAAGGTCTATGCCGATATTTAA
- a CDS encoding sel1 repeat family protein, with product MPIFKNIHSFKRQLVSHLFIAGLVAVAVADNRAYAQEVADLGLPSDPFEVLDLQSNCENRVNLNSSLPNVSADDSLKRLEYAAEEGNEVAMWKLGRIYSSCQQDKQSHLRAFEMFSRVVRSQVDLTPYSSKAPFTANAFVSLGQYYRSGIPDSPIQKNEDRAWGMFLTAATYYGDPNAQYALFEMCDAAALEKCSNVQAGRWLKKSALNGDVSGQARFGYRQFEGIKGLKQDKVEGLKWLTVARQRAHPARHEWVQELHERAFSVASSKEREKAQKRAQKWIDNYCKNDISC from the coding sequence ATGCCGATATTTAAAAACATTCACAGTTTTAAAAGGCAATTGGTTTCACACCTGTTTATCGCAGGGCTTGTTGCTGTGGCTGTTGCAGATAATCGTGCATATGCGCAAGAAGTCGCCGACCTTGGTTTGCCTTCTGACCCGTTTGAAGTTCTTGATCTTCAATCTAATTGCGAAAATAGAGTGAACTTGAATTCAAGTCTACCGAATGTGAGCGCTGATGATTCTTTGAAGCGTCTGGAATATGCCGCCGAAGAGGGTAATGAAGTGGCAATGTGGAAGTTGGGCAGGATTTACTCTTCGTGCCAACAAGATAAACAAAGTCATCTACGTGCCTTTGAAATGTTTAGCCGCGTGGTCAGGTCACAGGTTGATCTTACCCCTTATTCCAGCAAGGCGCCGTTCACGGCAAACGCCTTTGTTTCTCTCGGCCAGTATTACAGAAGCGGCATTCCAGATTCGCCCATTCAAAAGAATGAAGATAGGGCCTGGGGTATGTTTTTGACAGCCGCCACATATTACGGCGACCCAAATGCACAATATGCATTGTTTGAAATGTGTGATGCAGCGGCTTTGGAAAAATGTTCAAACGTCCAAGCTGGGCGCTGGTTGAAGAAATCAGCTTTGAATGGTGATGTTAGCGGCCAAGCCCGCTTTGGCTATCGTCAATTTGAAGGCATCAAAGGTTTAAAGCAAGACAAAGTTGAAGGCCTGAAATGGCTCACAGTCGCACGTCAGCGTGCTCATCCAGCACGCCATGAATGGGTTCAAGAGCTTCACGAAAGAGCCTTTTCTGTCGCCTCTTCAAAAGAGCGCGAAAAGGCACAGAAACGTGCACAAAAATGGATAGATAATTATTGCAAAAATGATATTAGCTGTTGA